CGGCTCGTTGGTGGATGTGCACGGCGTAGGCATGCTGATCACCGGCGAAAGCGCCATCGGCAAAAGTGAGATGGCCCTGGATCTGATTGAGCGCGGCCATCAGCTGGTGGCGGATGACGTAGTCACCATCACCCGCACCGGCCGTAATCGGCTGGAGGGGGCGCCCAGCGACCTGCTGATGCATCATATGGAAATCCGCGGTCTGGGCATCATCGATGTGCGGAGGATGTTCGGCATCCGGGCCATCCGCGGCAAAAAGCAGATTCAGATTATTCTGCATCTGGAACGGTTCAACGCCATCCGGGAATATGAACGCACCGGCATGGATGAGGGCTGGCGCGATCTGCTCGGCGTCCGCATCCCCATGGTGGTGCTGCCGATTCTGCCCGGTAAAAATCTGACGGTGATCGCGGAGGGGGTGGCTCTGAATCATAAATTAAAGCAGCTCGGAGAGAATGCCGCTAAAGATTTTGACAATTGGCTCATCTCCCGAATG
This genomic interval from bacterium contains the following:
- the hprK gene encoding HPr(Ser) kinase/phosphatase, which translates into the protein METHSPVTSITVEKLFEDNCEEASLQIINSKIGFNHEIRERELNRPGLALSGFVELFTYWRIQIMGNTEVGYLNTLFEAERLQTIQRVLGFDLPCIIFTNSNKPPGEMIEIANRNGIPLFSTPLSTTALTHHLSEYLDTIFAPQLILHGSLVDVHGVGMLITGESAIGKSEMALDLIERGHQLVADDVVTITRTGRNRLEGAPSDLLMHHMEIRGLGIIDVRRMFGIRAIRGKKQIQIILHLERFNAIREYERTGMDEGWRDLLGVRIPMVVLPILPGKNLTVIAEGVALNHKLKQLGENAAKDFDNWLISRMKIDPPTRNDS